From the Saccharomonospora marina XMU15 genome, the window TCGAACCCCTGCTGTACCGACACCAGCCGCAGCCCGCCGAGCATGTTCTCGTTGACGATGTCCACGATGCCCGCCGCGGCGGCTTCCGTGCTCGGCAGCCCCATCGCCTCCGCGACCTTGCCGACCGCGGCCCGTGCCGCCTCGACGTCCAGCGTGATCTCCCCGCCCGCGAGCGCGGGCGGCAGGTAGCCGAGCACCACGTTGGCATCGGTCACTGTCGGTTCCGTGCCGCCCTTGCCGTAGGCGGCGGGGCCGGGGTCGGCTCCTGCCGACTGCGGGCCGACTCGCAGTGCCCTGGTGAGCTCGGGCACGTGGGCTATCGACCCGCCGCCCGCGCCCACCGTCCGAACGTCCACACTGGATGCTCGAACGGTGAGGTCGCCGACCTTGGTCTCGCGTCCGATCCGGGGACTGAGGTCCTGCACGAGTGCCACGTCGGTGGACGTGCCGCCCATGTCGAAGGTGATGAGGTCGCGGTAGCCGCACTGCCGCGCGACCCACACCGCGCCGGTGACGCCACCGGCGGGGCCGGACAGCAGCATGGTCACCGGCGCGGCCGTGGCCGCCTCGGCCGTGGACAGCCCGCCGTCGCTGCGCAGGATCGCCAGTTGCCCCGCGACACCGCCTTCGCCGAGCTTGCCCGCGAGCGTGTCGACGTACTTCTTCACCTGTGGCTGGACGTAGCCGTTGGCTACGGTCGTGACAGTGCGCTCGTACTCGCGCAACTCCGGCAGCACGTCGGAGGACAGCGACACCGGCACGCCCGGTAGCTCCTGAGCGGCGAGCTCGGCGACCCGCCGCTCGTGTGCGGGGTTGGCGAAGGAGTTGATGAGTGAGACGGCGAGCGCCTGGATCTGCCGTCCCCGCAGTGTCCGAAGCTTGGCGCGGACGTCGTTGTCGTCGAGTGCCCGCAACACCGTGCCGTCGCTGGCGAGGCGTTCCTCGATCTCGACGGTGTTCTCCAGTGCGGCCAGCGGTTCCGGCTTCGGCCAGATGATCCAGCCTGCCAGCCCGCCCGGCACGTAGGACCTGGCGATCTGCAGCACCTGCCGGAACCCGCTGGTGGTGACAAGGCCCACCCTGGCGCCCTTGCCCTCGAGAATCGCGTTCGTAGCGACGGTGGTGCCGTGCAGCACCTGAGCCACCTGCCCGAGCGCGATCCCGGCCTCGGCGCAGACCTTGCCGATTCCGTTGAGCACCCCGACGGACTGGTCCGACGGCGTCGAAGGGGTCTTCGCGCGCCAGGTGGCGCCGCTGGTCTCTTCGACGAGTAACACGTCGGTGAAGGTGCCGCCGACGTCGACACCGAGGCGATAACTCATGTCCTCTCCTGCTCCATGGCGGCACGGACCATCACGGCCCGGGCGTTGCGGATATGGGCCGTCATGACGGCCTGTGCCCACTCCGGGTCGCCCGCCCTGACGGCGTCGACGATCTCGACGTGGTGGGCCAGGCTCCGGCGCAGCGACGCGTCGTCGTAGGTGTGGAAGTTGCGCAGCACGATCGGTACGTGCACCGCGTTGGCGAGTGCGCTCGCCAACGCCGGGTGATCGGCGAGGGTGGCCAGTCGCTGGTGGAACTCGCGGTTGAGCGGCACCAGCGTGTCCAGGTCCTGCCGCGGTCCCGGGCTGCCGATCTCGACCATCGCCGTGGCGAGGTCCGCGAGGTCGTCGACATCGGTGTCTCGGGCTTTCCTTGCGGCCAGCGCGGTGAGTCTTGGCTCCAGCGAGGTGCGGAGGTCGAAGATGCCCTCCAGTTCCGCGACGGTCCAACTGCTGACGCGTGCGCCCCTGTTGGGCACCAGGTCCACCAGGCCTTCGGCGGCCAGCCTGCTCAGCGCCTCGCGCACCGGCGTGCGACTCACCCCGAGCCTGGCCGCCAGTTCTACCTCGCCGAGGCGGGAGCCTGCGCGGAACTCGCCTTTGAGGATGAGTTCCCGCAGGGCGTCCACGGCCCGCCCCGAGGTGGTCGCTGCTTGTGTCACACATCACCTCTCGTGTGGATTGTGTGCAACATATGCCCGAAGGCGTTCCATGTGCAATCGATACGGCGTAAATTCCTCGTGTCTGTATGCATGGAGGTTGCGGTGGGAGATCTGCTTGGTGGCCTTAACCGGCCGAGGGCGCGCCTGCGCGAGCTACTGGCGGTGCGGCGACCGCTTGTGGCCCCGGGGGCCTACGACGCGCTGTCCGCGCGGTTGGTGGAGCAGGCCGGCTTCGATGCCGTCTACATGACCGGGTTCGGCACCACGGCGTCGCTGATCGGCAGGCCGGACGTCGGGCTGCTCTCCTCGGCCGAGATGATCGACAACGCCGCGCGGATCGTGTCCGCCGTGGACGTCCCGGTGATCGCGGACGCGGACACCGGGTTCGGTAACGCGATCAACGTGGTGCGCACGGTGCGGTCCTACGAGCAGGCCGGAGTATCGGCGATCCACCTCGAGGACCAGGTCATGCCGAAGAAGTGCGGGCACATGAGCGGCAAGGCGGTGATCTCCAAGGAGGAGATGACCGGCAAGCTGCGCGCGGCCGTCGCCGCCCGGCACGATCCCGACTTCCTGATCATCGCGAGGACCGACGCCGCAGCGGTGCACGGACTCGACGACGCCATCGACCGTGCCCGGGCCTACGCCGACGCGGGCGCCGATGTGCTGTTCGTGGAGGCACCCACCAGCGAAGCAGGGATCGAGCGGGTCGCGGCCGAGTTGTCCGGGGTGGCGCCGCTGGTGTTCAACTGGGCCGAGGGCGGCCGCACACCACCTGTCCCGGCCGCTCGCATCGCCGAACTGGGGTTCTCGCTGGTGCTGTTCCCCATCGGCACACTGCTCGCGGCCACGGCGGGCATGCGGGCACTGCTTGAGGTGTTACGGATCGAGGGCACCCCCGCTTCCGCACTGCCGGGGCTTCCTTCGTTCGACGAGTTCACCGAACTGGTCGGGCTGGGCGAGGTGCGAGACCTGGAGCGCAGGTTCAGCTAGCTGGTCCGGTCCGTTTCCTTCGACCCGAGCAGCCGAGGTGCCATCGAGGCGGCCTCCGGCCGCGCACCCGTCTGCACGCTGTCGGCCAGCGCACGCGCCCAGTCGCACAGCCCGGTGATGTCGATGCCGTGTGGGGCCGACTCGCCGTAGCGCCCGATCCCGTCCGCGCCCCTGCGCAGCAGCGAGGCCGCACCCGTGGGGTTTCCCCGCGCGGCGTGGGTGACTCCCACGGCGAGCTGGGCCAACCCCCGCCACAGGTCGCCTTCGGCCTCGGGGCCGGACTTCCACGCGTCCTCGAACACCTCGTGCGCGTGAAACGGCATCCCCTCGTCCAGCAGCCGCTGCCCCTCGCGCAACGTTTCGCCCGCGGAACGTGCCACGCCCTCCGGTTGCCGCTGGACCCCGTTGGCGCCGTAGGGCAGCGGCCTGCCGAGGCCGTCGCGTGGTCGCGCGTTGCGGGCGCGGCCTGCCTCGTCGCGGTCGCGCTCACCCATGGCCCGAGTCTGGCACGCGGCCCACGGCAGCGGCAGTGGCACCGAACACGCGGTCCTGGCCCGCAGTGGCGGCTAACCCCTCTTGCCTTTGGTGGCGTCCGACGCCTTGACCTCCGGTGGCTGCGGTTCCTCGTCGATCGGCATGGTTTTGCCGGTGAAGGTGATATGTCCTTCCCGGTACATGCGCTCCACCATGTGCGGGTAGTGCAACTCGAAGGCGGGTCGCTCGGAGCGGATCTTCGGCAGTTCGGTGAAGTTGTGCCGCGGTGGCGGGGAACTGGTGGCCCACTCCAACGAGTTGCCGTAGCCCCACGGGTCATCCACCTCGACCGGATCACCGAAGCGGTAGCTGCGCACCACGTTCCACAGGAACGGCAGCATCGAAAGGCCGAGAATGAACGCCCCGACCGTGGAGACCATGTTCAGGGTCGTGAACCCGTCGGAGGGCAGGTAGTCGGCGTAGCGCCGAGGCATTCCCTCATTGCCCAGCCAGTGCTGCACCAGAAACGTCGTGTGGAAGCCGACGAAGGTGAGCCAGAAGTGCAGCTTGCCGAGGCGTTCGTCGAGCATCCTGCCGGTGAACTTGGGGAACCAGAAGTAGATCCCGGCGAACGTGGCGAACACGATGGTTCCGAACAGCACGTAGTGGAAGTGCGCCACCACGAAGTAGGTGTCGTGGATGTGCCAGTCCAGCGGCGGTGCCGCGAGGATGACCCCGGTGAGACCACCGAGCAGGAACGTCACCAGGAACCCGAGGGACCACAGCATCGGGGTCTCGAAGGTCAGTTGCCCCTTCCACATGGTGCCGATCCAGTTGAAGAACTTGATGCCGGTCGGTACGGCGATCATGAAGGTCAGGAACGCGAAGAACGGCAGCAGCACCGCACCGGTGGCGAACATGTGGTGGGCCCACACCGCCAGCGACAGCGCCGTGATGCCCATGGTCGCGAACACCATGAGCCGGTAGCCGAACAGTGGCTTGCGGGAGAACACCGGGATGATCTCGGTGATGATCCCGAAGAACGGCAACGCGACGACGTAGACCTCGGGGTGGCCGAAGAACCAGAACAGATGTTGCCACAGGATGGCGCCACCGTTGGCCGGATCGAAGACGTGCGCGCCGATGATCCGGTCGGCGGCGAGGCCGAGCAAGGCGGCGGTGAGGATGGGGAACACCGCCAGGATCAGCACGCTGGTGAACAGGATGTTCCAGGTGAAGATCGGCATCCGCCACATCGTCATGCCGGGGCAGCGCAGGCAGACGACCGTCGTGACCATGTTGACCGCGCCGAGGATCGTGCCGAGACCACTCACGGCCAGCCCCATGATCCACATGTTGCCGCCGATGCCCGGCGAGAACGGCGTCGTCGACAGCGGGGCGTAGGCGGTCCAGCCGAAATCGGCGGCCCCGCCGGGGGTCAGCAGCGAACTGAGCACCATCAGCCCGCCGAACAGGAACAACCAGTACGACAACGCGTTCAACCGGGGAAACGCGACATCGGGGGAGCCGATCTGGATGGGCAACACCAGGTTGGCGAAGGCGAAAAGCACCGGTGTCGCGTACAGCAGCAGCATGATCGTGCCGTGAATGGTGAACAGCTGGTTGTACTGCTCCTGCGACAGGAAGTGCAGGCCGGGCTGGCCGAGTTCGGCACGGATCAGCAACGCCATCACGCCACCGATCATGAAGAAGCTGATCGAGGTGACGAGATAGAGCTTTCCGATCAGCTTGTGATCAGTGGTGCGCAGCAGGTTCAGAAGGCCTTGGCCGCGCTTGCCCGGCGTGGGTGCCGGCTGCTGGATTCTGGTCGGACGAAGACCGATCTGCGTATCCACGGATGCACCTTTCGCCTGTGCAGGGTGCGTCCCCGAGCGGCTCGCACGGGCCGCTCGAGAGGGTCGGCAATAACGTTAGACCCGCTACC encodes:
- a CDS encoding hydantoinase/oxoprolinase family protein, which codes for MSYRLGVDVGGTFTDVLLVEETSGATWRAKTPSTPSDQSVGVLNGIGKVCAEAGIALGQVAQVLHGTTVATNAILEGKGARVGLVTTSGFRQVLQIARSYVPGGLAGWIIWPKPEPLAALENTVEIEERLASDGTVLRALDDNDVRAKLRTLRGRQIQALAVSLINSFANPAHERRVAELAAQELPGVPVSLSSDVLPELREYERTVTTVANGYVQPQVKKYVDTLAGKLGEGGVAGQLAILRSDGGLSTAEAATAAPVTMLLSGPAGGVTGAVWVARQCGYRDLITFDMGGTSTDVALVQDLSPRIGRETKVGDLTVRASSVDVRTVGAGGGSIAHVPELTRALRVGPQSAGADPGPAAYGKGGTEPTVTDANVVLGYLPPALAGGEITLDVEAARAAVGKVAEAMGLPSTEAAAAGIVDIVNENMLGGLRLVSVQQGFDPRDFALVAFGGAGPLHANALGKLTGAWPVIVPPSPGVLCALGDATTGLRDVAARTVLRRFADLTGSELATILRELGDEAGHRLREQGIDPADQTVAFEVDVRYHGQGFEIPVDLDPAWLDDPDTALRTLAQRFDAEHDRLFSFLLSVDHELVNARATVTGPRPSVAPVQLGRTTGDASGAIVDTHPIHVTGERLDATVYDRSKLRAGDVVTGPAIVTEMDSTTLVLPGHAATVHPSGSLLINPVEA
- a CDS encoding GntR family transcriptional regulator, with the translated sequence MTQAATTSGRAVDALRELILKGEFRAGSRLGEVELAARLGVSRTPVREALSRLAAEGLVDLVPNRGARVSSWTVAELEGIFDLRTSLEPRLTALAARKARDTDVDDLADLATAMVEIGSPGPRQDLDTLVPLNREFHQRLATLADHPALASALANAVHVPIVLRNFHTYDDASLRRSLAHHVEIVDAVRAGDPEWAQAVMTAHIRNARAVMVRAAMEQERT
- a CDS encoding isocitrate lyase/PEP mutase family protein translates to MGDLLGGLNRPRARLRELLAVRRPLVAPGAYDALSARLVEQAGFDAVYMTGFGTTASLIGRPDVGLLSSAEMIDNAARIVSAVDVPVIADADTGFGNAINVVRTVRSYEQAGVSAIHLEDQVMPKKCGHMSGKAVISKEEMTGKLRAAVAARHDPDFLIIARTDAAAVHGLDDAIDRARAYADAGADVLFVEAPTSEAGIERVAAELSGVAPLVFNWAEGGRTPPVPAARIAELGFSLVLFPIGTLLAATAGMRALLEVLRIEGTPASALPGLPSFDEFTELVGLGEVRDLERRFS
- a CDS encoding DUF309 domain-containing protein, whose product is MGERDRDEAGRARNARPRDGLGRPLPYGANGVQRQPEGVARSAGETLREGQRLLDEGMPFHAHEVFEDAWKSGPEAEGDLWRGLAQLAVGVTHAARGNPTGAASLLRRGADGIGRYGESAPHGIDITGLCDWARALADSVQTGARPEAASMAPRLLGSKETDRTS
- the ctaD gene encoding aa3-type cytochrome oxidase subunit I, with the protein product MDTQIGLRPTRIQQPAPTPGKRGQGLLNLLRTTDHKLIGKLYLVTSISFFMIGGVMALLIRAELGQPGLHFLSQEQYNQLFTIHGTIMLLLYATPVLFAFANLVLPIQIGSPDVAFPRLNALSYWLFLFGGLMVLSSLLTPGGAADFGWTAYAPLSTTPFSPGIGGNMWIMGLAVSGLGTILGAVNMVTTVVCLRCPGMTMWRMPIFTWNILFTSVLILAVFPILTAALLGLAADRIIGAHVFDPANGGAILWQHLFWFFGHPEVYVVALPFFGIITEIIPVFSRKPLFGYRLMVFATMGITALSLAVWAHHMFATGAVLLPFFAFLTFMIAVPTGIKFFNWIGTMWKGQLTFETPMLWSLGFLVTFLLGGLTGVILAAPPLDWHIHDTYFVVAHFHYVLFGTIVFATFAGIYFWFPKFTGRMLDERLGKLHFWLTFVGFHTTFLVQHWLGNEGMPRRYADYLPSDGFTTLNMVSTVGAFILGLSMLPFLWNVVRSYRFGDPVEVDDPWGYGNSLEWATSSPPPRHNFTELPKIRSERPAFELHYPHMVERMYREGHITFTGKTMPIDEEPQPPEVKASDATKGKRG